AGCGACCATGCCGAAGAGGCTGCGCCCGGCAAGCATGCCTGGAAGGAACTGTTCCGCGCCCCTTCATCGGCCGGACCATTCCGGTCGCCATCGCCATCCTGAGGAGCTAAGGCGCCCAGCACGCCGATCATCGCGCCGATCCCTTGCGCCATCGAACGCGTGCTTGGGCTGATGCCGACAGGTTCCGGGACCTTGTCTCCGGTGCCTGCCTGAGATTGGGCTGCCCCGCACTTGCGGGACGGCGTCCTTACGGCCTTGGTTTCCGCCTTGCAGCTTTGGTGCGACGCTTGCGCCTTAGCCTGGCTTCGAGCATCGAAATTTCGATGCTGATCATGCGCGGCGCGTAAGCGGCAGGGCCCAGGTCGGCGGCGCGGAGAATGGCCTTCAATGCGCTTCGTGACATCAATTGCCGCAGCTTGCGCAAGGTACCCCACTTGCCGAAGGCCGCGAAGAGCGCAGGCAGGTTCTCAACGATGATGGCCTGGGCTTCGGGAGCTTCGAAGACCTGCAGCGAAGTGACGCCGTCGCTGTCGAGAACCTGGGCAATCGCGGACCAGAAGCGCCATGCCCCCATGCTCGCCGAAAGCGACGCCGCGTCTTCGACGAGAACACGCATCGCCTCGCGGCGGCGCGCGGGGAAAAATCTCCTGGCAGGGCCGGAGGCATCCACGGCTCCGTCCAGGGTCGGGTTACCGGCAAAGAAGTTGCCGCCGTGCAGCCGATAGGCTGACAGCGGCATGGCGATCGTGGCCGATCCGGCAAATACATGGGCGAGCCGGCAGAAATGGCCGTCGACCGAAAGCCCGAACATGACGTCTGTTTTGGCGCGCGGCCGGATGGTTTCGAGCAGGAAACGGCGGAACATGTTTGATGTGCCCGGTGACCACAGCCAGCCATTTTCGGTGGGTGGATGGGCAACGATGCTGCCGTCGAGCTGGTCGAACTGTACATCGGAAACCTCAGACAAGCGGACGACCAGGAAGGAACTCCGCAGACTGCCCTTACCCGTGTCGGCTTGCGATCCCCTCAGACCGGTTCCCAACGCCGCGCCAGTCGCATCGATCTCAATCACCGCGCTCGATGTGAAGGCGACGCTCCGTGGCAGCGCCAGATGCGCCTGGACATGCATGGCGGTAAAGTCGGCAAGCAGATAGTCGTCGGAATCGACGAAGGTGACGAAATCGCCGCGTGCGACATCCAGGCCTTTCAATGCCCCTGCGAGCGCGCCGAGGTTTTCGTCGAGCCAGATCGCGCGAAACCGCGGGTCGTCGCCGATTGCCGCTTCTATCTCGCGACGACTGTCATCGGTCGAGCCATTGTCGACGACGATGGCTTCGAAATTGGGATAGGTCTGATGGCGGACCGAGCGGATCGCCGATCCCACGAAGCGGGCGTAGTTCCAGTTGCGGATAATGAAGGAGACGAGCGGGTAGGCCACCGGCTCGGGCGCGAGTTCGTTGAGCGAAAGCCCGCGCAGCGTCAAGTTCGACGCCGACGTCCCGACCGACAGCCCGTCCAGTTTCTTGTGCACTGACAACTCCCCGGCAATTGGCTGAGCGGGGCAGGCGCTCTTGGCATTGCACATTGCACGGCATGCTTGCCTTGGCAACAAATCGCCTGCCGGCAATGTCCGAGCTTCCGTGGGTCTCCCCGAGAGGCAAGGGTTATGGCTCCCGCATCGAATTATCTGTTATCGGTTGAACCTATTGTCTGGAGGGCCACCCCAAGCATGAGCGCATCCGCCTATTTCGGTTGGGCCCTGGTCAACCTGACCATCTGCCTGCAGATCGTCTATCTCGTGCGTGCGTTGCTGCGTCCGCATCGCGAGCCGGCCTCGCGGCTGGCCTGGATCGTGGTCATCGTCGTTGCGCCGGTGGTCGGCGTTGTCGCCTACATCCTGTTTGGTGATACCAATGTCGGCAGCCGCCGTATCGCCCGGCTGCGCGACGCGCTCCAGCGCTTGCCCTCGCTTGCCACGATCAACACGACCGATCTCGACGGGCGGGAGCAACCAAGCGTCCCGGAGCCCTACGCGCCGCTGTTTCGCGTCGGCGAATCGATCAGCAACTATGCTCCGGTCGGTGCGAACCGGGCTCAACTCATGCCCGGTTCCGATGCTGCGATCGATGCGATCATCGCCGACATCGATACCGCCGCCGATCACGTGCACCTGCTGTTCTACATCTGGTTGCCCGATACCAACGGTGTGAAGATGGTCGAGGCGGTCAAGCGCGCGGCCATGCGCGGCGTGACGTGCCGGGTGATGGTCGACGACATCGGCTCGCGTCGGTTGATCCGTTCGCCGCACTGGCGCGACATGGCCTCAGTCAAGGTCAAGCTGGCGCGCGCCCTGCCGGTGGGGATTGCTCTGCTGCGCCCGCTGAAGGGGCGGGTCGACATGCGCAACCATCGCAAGATCGTCGTCATCGACAACAAGGTGACCTATTGCGGCAGCCAGAACTGCGCCGATCCTGCCTTTGCCATCAAGGCGAGGTACGCGCCCTGGGTCGACGTGATGCTGCGTTTCGAAGGTCCGGTCGTGCTTCAGAACCAGCATCTGTTTGCCAGTGACTGGATGGCACAGGTCCAGGAGGACCTGAGCCCGCTGATGCGCCAGCCGCTGCCGTCGGCGCGACCCGGCTTTACGGCGCAGGTCATCGGCACGGGTGCCGCCGTGCGCTATTCGGCGATGCCCGAAATGTTCATCGCGCTGATGAATGCCGCACGGCGCGAGCTCGTCATTTCTACCCCCTATTACGTGCCGGACGAGCCGCTGCAGGCGGCGCTGTGCG
The nucleotide sequence above comes from Aminobacter aminovorans. Encoded proteins:
- the cls gene encoding cardiolipin synthase → MSASAYFGWALVNLTICLQIVYLVRALLRPHREPASRLAWIVVIVVAPVVGVVAYILFGDTNVGSRRIARLRDALQRLPSLATINTTDLDGREQPSVPEPYAPLFRVGESISNYAPVGANRAQLMPGSDAAIDAIIADIDTAADHVHLLFYIWLPDTNGVKMVEAVKRAAMRGVTCRVMVDDIGSRRLIRSPHWRDMASVKVKLARALPVGIALLRPLKGRVDMRNHRKIVVIDNKVTYCGSQNCADPAFAIKARYAPWVDVMLRFEGPVVLQNQHLFASDWMAQVQEDLSPLMRQPLPSARPGFTAQVIGTGAAVRYSAMPEMFIALMNAARRELVISTPYYVPDEPLQAALCACGHRGVATTIVLPRRNDSWIVAAASRSYYRELLDAGVRIHEYEGGLLHAKTLTVDGEVTLIGSANLDRRSFELNFENNILLHDAEVTGEVRARQQSYIESSVPISDRMVAKWSRPRQVWNNAIAMLGPVL
- a CDS encoding glycosyltransferase family 2 protein; amino-acid sequence: MHKKLDGLSVGTSASNLTLRGLSLNELAPEPVAYPLVSFIIRNWNYARFVGSAIRSVRHQTYPNFEAIVVDNGSTDDSRREIEAAIGDDPRFRAIWLDENLGALAGALKGLDVARGDFVTFVDSDDYLLADFTAMHVQAHLALPRSVAFTSSAVIEIDATGAALGTGLRGSQADTGKGSLRSSFLVVRLSEVSDVQFDQLDGSIVAHPPTENGWLWSPGTSNMFRRFLLETIRPRAKTDVMFGLSVDGHFCRLAHVFAGSATIAMPLSAYRLHGGNFFAGNPTLDGAVDASGPARRFFPARRREAMRVLVEDAASLSASMGAWRFWSAIAQVLDSDGVTSLQVFEAPEAQAIIVENLPALFAAFGKWGTLRKLRQLMSRSALKAILRAADLGPAAYAPRMISIEISMLEARLRRKRRTKAARRKPRP